The DNA region ATCACGAATGATTAAAAGTCCTCATTTGTGATAGTGATGGGAACAATTGTTATAGTACTTCAAATGTAGTTTATAAAGAAGCATTTCGCAATATCATATGAAGAACATCTTTTTACAGAAAATGTGCAACGATACGCTCTTAGTTTTATTCCCAATATAATTTTTCCAagtaaacaaaaaacaaaaaaaaaacatttagtGGTTATTCTTAGCACATACATGTTACTGTAATAAACTATTCAAtagatataaaaataatatcaaaCAAATATTTATACGAAAACAAGTACAaaagataaaattaaaatagcaactaaaaaatcaaatattcactacacaaaaatgaatatccccgtgcatcgcacgggtaaaagtactagttGTACATATaatcttaatcttttataaattattttaatcatgTAGGATGatggatttgaaaaaaaaaaattgtatggtTAATGCTTGAATTGTTAAATCAAATTCAGTTAATGTTTGTGACAGAAAGTGCATCTCCTCataatttttgttgttgttaaggAAATGCTAATAGAGATTAAACATTCGTGCAACGTTGTAATTTTAACCATTCAATAACGTATGTTTAGCCAATTGCTCATATAAaatgttattaataaaattagatgaaactagtgttttttacccgtgcgttgcacgggaaatatgtctattgtatttgatacattaattaatactttgattattaaaaatatattaaacaacgaatgaaatagaaaagtcagaattgatgagtatagtggacataaagacttctcttctaagcccgattgagaccaagagaaactcgtttcacattctttgtaaatatgaagacgataacacaaatcatagatataaggaattatcaacatattaatcttaaaaaaaattaatgtgatagtagcacaaattaggattgtgtaagatatatcataaagtataacattattgtgtttattccaactaagtatggatgacaatgggtaggtactatagtaccatctccatacccgcgtttttaaaaattacatgtacccgtctccatactcacgtgggtatcaactcgaagctctccacctttagacaattcaatgtcattataggaagctatccatctttgccaaaatctaaatctatggatgacaatgggtctcaaaatcatagggtacccgtaaaaaatatccactatgggtagggtaaaaaaccgctaaatgggtatgaggttgagtatagataattacccgcaaaaaatagagggtatgggtgcgggtatgggtactatagtacccaaccggcccatatccgcacacacatgttattattattattattattattattattatcttaagataaattaagataaaatcaagaaataaacaacctaaatcataatcaaatctaaactttaaaaaggtactaaataaagatagataaaaactaccaaaatctagcaaatcacaataaaaaactcataaaatcctgaattaaataaaaatatgaaaattcaataaaaataccataaaaattcatttatactctaaatgtaactcaaaaataaaataaaatatttcatgaaattaaaattaaataaataataaataaggatagataaaaactattaaaatctagcaaatcacaataaaaactcataaaatcctgcattaattaaaaattcaaaaattcaaaaattcaataaaaattaattattatactctataaataaatgtaaaataaaataaaatatttcctggaagtaaaattaaataaataataagataaaattaagaaataaacaacctaaattctaatcaaatctaaaatttaaaaaggtactaaataaagatagataaaaactaccaagtctagcaaatcacaataaaaactcataaaatcctgaattaattaaaaatctgaaaatttaagaaaatttaattaatatactctaaaagtgaatctaaaataaaataaagtattttctggatttaaaataaatgataagataaattaaaataaaatgaagaaataaacaacctaaatcccaatcaaatctaatattaaaaatggtattaaataaagatagataaaaactaacaaaatctagcaaatcacaataaaaactcataaaatcccgaattaataaaaaattcgaaaattcaataaaaattaatcaatttattctaaaaataaatttaaaataaattaaaagaccaaatcttatcttttaaaataatatcaatcaattattttagaatatataaaattaaaacatatatcaattgaaaattatatcttctaaaataatatcaattaattaggttagaatatataaaattaaaatatatatcaattgaaaattatatcctctaacaaattgacacgtggaataatttttatgagaattaatctgggagcgacatgTCACTAACGTGGCCTGTGGGAGCGACACgccatgctagaagttgttcttttctaatatatatagataatgtATTAAGGGTCCGTGCATAGCACGGGTCTTAATCCTAGTATTTTTCACAtagttttatatattatttaggaTATTTTGGTCATTTTAAGTCACTTTAGGATTATTCTagacattttattattttatgtggtttttagtaattttctatatttttatgattattattaagattttattaggatttaagttattttacttattttatttttagttgataaattttattttgaattagtATCTTTTaagtattttattttgctagtcttaattttttttttatttagttttattttttttatttagtatTCTCGGAACAAAATTAAACTTTCCATACTAATTCAAAGTAAActttatcaaataaaaataaaataaataaaataacttatatcctaataaaatcttataaaaaatcataaaattgtgacctaaaatgaccaaaatatcctaaataatatataaaattgtgtgaaaaaaatataaaaaaatggccttaatcccgggtcatcaataATGAAGTCTTTTTTAACTTCGACCTAGAAAAATGACCTAGAGTAAATGGACTTACAATTAAAAAgtcattttctcttgaaaatttatgttatgattctatattaaatataaatccCAACAATAttctttatataaaaaatatttgattgtATTCTTTCAAGCTCGGTGTTTGTTTCTACACCCTTTGTTACATTACTTGTTccaaaagtaaaaaagaaagaagaaatatTAGTGTGGAAAAATGTAACTATCTTTTGTTGGGACTCCGTTGTTTGCACACTAATATAGCATACTAGTCCTTGTCTTTAATTTGTTGGgaaagatatatatttttttttggttacaagaggaaaatggGAAAGATATATATAGGATAAAATATGCTGATgcgtatttttattttaatataagtGGTTGTGTAACTGCAAGAATGGCACCATAATATAATCATTTACTTTGTATTGCTGAAATGGTGTAAAAAAATGTTCAAATGTCATTTGTCTTATAATTAAATACTTATGAGAAAACTCTTAAACATGTATGCAAAATGGAAAATCTATAGCCCCTTGAAACATTTTGGATGGTTAGAAATGGCAACTGAACACAAACAACAAAACTTTCGTAATCAACTCTTAACAAAATCTCATAACAGGGAAACTGTCACGAAAACAAGCAGTGCCTACGTGGTACTTGCAAGTTCATATATCAGAAGTCAGAACTCATGTGGAAAAGATTCTCCGTTCAACTCCTTATAAATGCCACATCCCCTAAGTTCATTCAACACAAAAAGTACAAGAATCCCAAAATCATCTGAGAGAACATTACAAAGTAAGGGGATGGTGATGTATCACAGCTGGATGCACGCTTCGACGATGACGTCGCTCGTCGGATGAGCCCGATTGGATTTTAGCCTATTTGAATTCGTCTCAGGCCTgcaaaacaaaatttaattagTGTTTGCGCTTCGACGATTACGTCGCTCGTCGGATGAGCCCAATCGGATTTTATCCTACTGAATCCGTCTCGGGCCCGCAAAACAAAATTAagtattttattaggattttatttatttttaattagaattttttaggattttatttatttttggttataaacttatttattttcaattaggatcttttaggattttatctattttttgttaggatttatttcttttcctatttaagcacttgtaGGGCATAGCCATTAAACAGtttttgattgataataaaacTCTAAgagtttctcttcttctcttgtggattccaatttattttctagggttttagtaccgtcctagtacgacttccgcaGATGGGGTTTGAGGAAATATGGTCACAAATATGGTCACAAGGAGGTTCAACTATGGCTAGCATTATGTTTGTGTACACCCTGTTTGAGAGATTCTTCCCACCTCTTCGTATCTATGTTGAAAAATACACACACAAACTCACACACAAACTCACAGAGCGCTTCGACCCTTATATCCAAATAACCTTCCCTGAGGCTGAGAGCACAGGGGAAAGACTCATAAGAAGTGAAGCTTACACCAAAATCCAAACATACCTCGGTGAATACTCATCTAAAAGAGCCAAAAGACTTAAAGCTGAAGTGGTAAAAGATAGCCAAACCCCACTAGTTCTCAGCATGGATGACAATGAAGAGATCACAGATGAGTTCAAAGGTGTCAAACTCTGGTGGGCTGCACAGTCAGATAAAAAGAGGTTCTTTAGACTCACTTTCCACAAACGTTACCGTGATCTCATCACTAGTTCTTACATCCAACATGTGTTGGATGAAGGCAAGAAAATTTCATCAAGGAACAGACAGTTGAAGCTGTACACCAACAACCACGGCAACAATTGGTCTACATACAACAGCACAAAGTGGAGCCACATACATTTTGAGCACCCTGCAAGATTTGAAACACTGGCTATGGATccaaagaagaaggaagagattaTAAACGACCTTGACGTGTTCAGAGATGGAAAAGAGTACTATGCCAAGGTTGGGAAGGCTTGGAAGAGAGGGTATTTGTTGTATGGTCCACCAGGAACTGGCAAATCAACCATGATAGCTGCCATGGCTAATTTCATGAACTATGATGTGTATGATCTTGAATTGACAGCAGTCAAGGAAAACACTGAGCTGAAAAAATTGTTGATTGAAATATCCAGCAAATCAATCACAGTGATTGAAGACATTGACTGCTCTCTTGATCTTTCAGGCCAAAGGAcgaaggagaaaaaagaaaaagagaagaaggGAAGCGAGGTAACACTATCTGGGATGTTGAATTTTATTGATGGGATTTGGTCAGCATGTGGGGGAGAGAGGATCATCATTTTCACAACCAACTTTGTGGACAAACTTGATCCTGCTCTCATTAGGAGAGGGAGGATGGACAAGCACATAGAAATGTCCTATTGCAGCTATGAAGCTTTCAAGGTGCTTGCCAAGAACTACTTGGGTATTGATGACGATTCACATAGCTTGTTTCCCATTATTGAGAAGTTGTTGGGAGAGACCAATATGTCACCTGCTGATGTTGCTGAGAATCTGATGCCAAAGACAACCACTGAAGATTCTGATACTTCCTTGCAGAAACTGATTCATTCTcttgagagagatagaaacaaaaagaggtggaaatgaagtgttttacaaatgaggtgtgtatggcgtgattgaagtttagttttaactacttttccttctttttcaaAGTAATAAATTGAATTGTTGCTTAACTACATTTAAAGAACTAGAATTGCTGAATTGTTCTAGTTCTTTTAggctattatgtttttttttttcccttggatgtttaactcacttgagagagtgtgttctcaagatctctttttattttaataaattttcattaaaaaaatatttatattcacGTCAAATTcgtgttaaaaaaaaaaagaaaaaaatggttgagcattcacatcggtttttagtctaatacttttcacatcgggttttagtctaaccgatgtgaatagtatacttttcacatcggttttttgtctaaccgatgtgaaaagtatacacatttcacatcggtttttttgtctaaccgatgtgaaaagtatacatttcacatcggttggctgactgaaccgatgtgaaaagtgtacatttcacatcagttggctgactgaaccgatgtgaaaagtgtacatttcacatcagttggtTGACTTAACCGAACCTTTCACAtcctttcacatcggttataaacccgatgtgaaaaggttaggagataccacatcaacattgtttacatcggataaaaaccgatgttaaaactcaaaaatacccgatgtgaaaactagtttttctagtagtggTCATTCTATTTTATGAATGATGAGTTCTTAAGATGTTTTGGGCTAACATGGAAAAGTTGTTTTTCCTCACAACAGTTGACTTGGTGTACATTAAAATTTCTAAAATGTTCATAATACAAGATAATATAATTCAGCAAGTTTATACTACTAATTgaaaaatcatcatcatcatcacacaCGCAAACAACAAATAAGTAAGGTTTTACTACAGTTAAAAAAAAGGTTTTTACTACAACCAAATATCACATTTGAGTATTTGGCAGTCACGCTGGAATGGATCACAACAATTTCAAGAGATTAGAAACTAAAGCCCCTTGaataaaaaaaggtaaaaaaaaagacAGAAAAAGCTTCAATTTGAAAAATGGTTGGAACCTGATAGACAAATTGTGATTACTAAAAA from Lotus japonicus ecotype B-129 chromosome 2, LjGifu_v1.2 includes:
- the LOC130739314 gene encoding AAA-ATPase ASD, mitochondrial-like — protein: MGFEEIWSQIWSQGGSTMASIMFVYTLFERFFPPLRIYVEKYTHKLTHKLTERFDPYIQITFPEAESTGERLIRSEAYTKIQTYLGEYSSKRAKRLKAEVVKDSQTPLVLSMDDNEEITDEFKGVKLWWAAQSDKKRFFRLTFHKRYRDLITSSYIQHVLDEGKKISSRNRQLKLYTNNHGNNWSTYNSTKWSHIHFEHPARFETLAMDPKKKEEIINDLDVFRDGKEYYAKVGKAWKRGYLLYGPPGTGKSTMIAAMANFMNYDVYDLELTAVKENTELKKLLIEISSKSITVIEDIDCSLDLSGQRTKEKKEKEKKGSEVTLSGMLNFIDGIWSACGGERIIIFTTNFVDKLDPALIRRGRMDKHIEMSYCSYEAFKVLAKNYLGIDDDSHSLFPIIEKLLGETNMSPADVAENLMPKTTTEDSDTSLQKLIHSLERDRNKKRWK